The following nucleotide sequence is from Streptomyces sp. NBC_00239.
CGCGCTGGTGGTCGTGGACCCGGACGGCCTCGACGCGGCGGCCGAGTCGCTGCTCGGGCCCGAGCACCGGGCGCTGCTGGCGCTGTGCAGGTCGGAGACCCAGTCCGTGGCGGAGCTGTCGGCCGACGCGGACCTGCCGGTCGGCGTCGTACGGGTGCTCCTCGGGGACCTCCTGGAGGCCGGCCACGTACGGGTGAGCCGCCCGGTGCCCCCGGCGCAGTTGCCGGACGAACGGATTCTGCGGGAAGTCATCGAAGGATTGAGAGCTCTGTGATGGGACACGACGCCAGAGACGACAGAGACGGCGGCAGAGACGGCGGCAGGGGTGGTGGCGGTCGGGACGGCGGCGGCGAGGAGCTGGCGTCGCTCGCGCTGAAGATCCTGGTGGCCGGCGGCTTCGGCGTGGGCAAGACCACGCTGGTCGGCGCGGTCAGCGAGATCCGCCCGCTGCGGACCGAGGAACTCCTCAGCGAGGCCGGAGAGTTGGTCGACGACACCGGTGGCATCGACCACAAGACCACGACCACCGTCGCCATGGACTTCGGGCGCATCACCATCAGGGCGGGCCTGTCGCTCTACCTCTTCGGCACACCGGGGCAGGATCGTTTCTGGTTCCTGTGGGACGAGCTGTCCCAGGGCGCGCTCGGGGCCGTGGTCCTCGCGGACACCCGGCGGCTGGAGGACTGCTTCCCGGCCGTCGACTACTTCGAGCACCGCCGCATCCCGTTCGCGGTCGCCGTCAACTGCTTCGCCGGCAGCCGGACGTACGGCGCCCACGACGTCGCGCGGGCCCTGGACCTCGAACAGGGCACCCCCGTGGTGCTGTGCGACGCGCGGGACAAGGACTCGGGGAAGGAGGTCCTGATCCGGCTGGTCGAGTACGCGGGACGGGTGCACACCGCCCGGCTGCTGGACTCGGTGGAGCCGCAGGCCGGGACGGTGTGACCACGCCGGGTCGGCCGGGTCGGCCGGGTCGGCCGGGTATGACGGGTCTGCCGAGTAGGACGAGTCCGCTCAGTCGGCGATGCCGGCGAACGCTATGACCTTCTCGATGCTTACGCGTACCAGGAGTTCACCCGGCACCGCGTTGCGCCGGCCGAACGCCTCGGCCCTCTCCTCTCCCATGTAGCGCGCGCCGATCCGGGTGGCGTGGTGCAGCATCTCGTCGAGGTCCTCCGAGATGTCCGCGCGCCCTTGCAGGACCACGTAGGAGAACGGCGGCCGGTCGTCGTCGACGCACAGCGCCACCCGGCCGTCGCGGGCCAGATTGCGCCCCTTGACAGTGTCCTTCCCGGTGTTGAAGACGAAGGTGTCCCCGTCGAGAACGAACCAGATGGGGGCAACGTGCGGGCTGCCGTCGGCTCGTACCGTGGAGAGTTTGCCGGTTCGGGTGGAATGCGAGACAAACGCCCGCCATTCCTCTTGAGTCATTCTCGTCGCCATGGGGACATCCTCCTTGCCCGAAAGCCGCTGGTGGGGAAGGCTGGCTGAACGAGAGCGCGGGGGCGGGGGCGACCGCGCGTAGGGGGAGGCGACAGACATGGCGCTGGACAAGCAGCTCGACTGGCTGCTCGACGATCTGACCCAACGAGTCCACCAGGTGCGGCACGCCGTGGTGCTCTCCAACGACGGCCTGGTCACCGGGGCCAGCAGCAGCCTCGAGCGCGCGGACGCGGAGCATCTCGCGGCGGTCTCGGCGGGCCTGCAGAGCCTGGCGAAGGGATCCGGCCTGCACTTCAGGGCCGGGCAGGTGCGGCAGACGATGGTGGAGTACGACGAGGGGGCCCTCTTCGTGATGGCCGCAGGCGAAGGCAGCTGCCTGTGCGTGCTCAGCGCGGCGGAGGCCGACATCGGGCAGGTCGCCTACGAGATGACCCTGCTGGTCAACCGGGTCGGCGAACACCTGGGCGTGGCGGAGCGGGGTCGCGCCGACTAGCGGGCGCCGGTGGGCCGGGCGGCCGGGCGGGGTGGTCCCGCGGGGTGGTCCGGTCCTGGCCGAGGAGTTATCCACAGGCCCGACGGGATGTCGTCGCGCTGAGTTACGGTCTTCACACAGAGTCAGCAATAGTGCTCGTGGGAGGACCGTCATGAACGAAAAGGCGATCGGCGATACGGTGACGGCTGCCCGCGCCGCGTCCGAACTGGGCCTGCGACGCGGGGAGTTCCAGCTCGCCGTGCAGTTGGGCGTGGTCCGGGCCGCGGCGCGCGGGCCGGACGGAGTGCGCAGATGGCGGCGGGCCGAACTGGACCGCATCAGGTCCCTCGAAGGGTTCCCGGACTCCCTGAAGGAGCGGGTGCGCACGGTCGGCACGGTGACCGGCGCCGCGCTGCTCGGCACCAGCCCGGGCCGTTTCACCCGGCTCGCCCGCTGCGGGTACCTCACCCCGGTGTCCTACCGGATCAACCGCTACCGGGCCGTGGTCTGGGCCTATCTCGCCGAGGAAGTCCGGGAGTTCGGGCGCCGGGAGCCCCGGCTGCTCGCCGGCCCGGCACCGGCCCGGGACCGCGAG
It contains:
- a CDS encoding DUF742 domain-containing protein codes for the protein MSEELSGGSRWFDADAGPLVRPYAMTGGRTKPGPSGVRFDLIALVVVDPDGLDAAAESLLGPEHRALLALCRSETQSVAELSADADLPVGVVRVLLGDLLEAGHVRVSRPVPPAQLPDERILREVIEGLRAL
- a CDS encoding GTP-binding protein, coding for MGHDARDDRDGGRDGGRGGGGRDGGGEELASLALKILVAGGFGVGKTTLVGAVSEIRPLRTEELLSEAGELVDDTGGIDHKTTTTVAMDFGRITIRAGLSLYLFGTPGQDRFWFLWDELSQGALGAVVLADTRRLEDCFPAVDYFEHRRIPFAVAVNCFAGSRTYGAHDVARALDLEQGTPVVLCDARDKDSGKEVLIRLVEYAGRVHTARLLDSVEPQAGTV
- a CDS encoding PPOX class F420-dependent oxidoreductase; its protein translation is MATRMTQEEWRAFVSHSTRTGKLSTVRADGSPHVAPIWFVLDGDTFVFNTGKDTVKGRNLARDGRVALCVDDDRPPFSYVVLQGRADISEDLDEMLHHATRIGARYMGEERAEAFGRRNAVPGELLVRVSIEKVIAFAGIAD
- a CDS encoding roadblock/LC7 domain-containing protein, whose protein sequence is MALDKQLDWLLDDLTQRVHQVRHAVVLSNDGLVTGASSSLERADAEHLAAVSAGLQSLAKGSGLHFRAGQVRQTMVEYDEGALFVMAAGEGSCLCVLSAAEADIGQVAYEMTLLVNRVGEHLGVAERGRAD
- a CDS encoding DUF6397 family protein, producing MNEKAIGDTVTAARAASELGLRRGEFQLAVQLGVVRAAARGPDGVRRWRRAELDRIRSLEGFPDSLKERVRTVGTVTGAALLGTSPGRFTRLARCGYLTPVSYRINRYRAVVWAYLAEEVREFGRREPRLLAGPAPARDREALASGADLRPRNWRGRHTGQLLRQCTDRWERAAVTAAVLSPEVLAETVPDEAERILLTALAPARPYGHPQLPSAAEVAGRLLRAQHPDEVLWYRAALYLALAEARSVEGDGLQGADIHPGAAHARKVAVLVE